The following coding sequences lie in one Loxodonta africana isolate mLoxAfr1 chromosome X, mLoxAfr1.hap2, whole genome shotgun sequence genomic window:
- the LOC100656911 gene encoding spindlin-2 isoform X1, with protein MKTPNVQETEGQQTRADAGLATGSANMSKKKVFQKKQRGRPSSQPLRNIVGCRISHGWKEGDEPITQWKGTVLDQVHINPSLYLVKYDGIDCVYGLELHRDERVLSLKILSDRVASSQVSDANLANTIIGKAVEHMFEGEHGSKDEWRGMVLAQAPIMKAWFYITYEKDPVLYMYQLLDDYKEGDLRIMPESNESPPAEREPGGAVDGLIGKHVEYTKEDGSKRIGMVIHQVEAKPSVYFIKFDDDFHIYVYDLVKKS; from the coding sequence ATGAAGACCCCCAACGTACAGGAGACCGAAGGGCAACAAACCAGAGCAGATGCAGGACTGGCCACTGGGTCTGCAAACATGTCAAAGAAAAAAGTCTTCCAAAAGAAGCAGAGGGGTAGACCTTCTTCCCAACCCCTCAGGAACATTGTGGGATGCCGAATTTCACACGGATGGAAGGAAGGCGATGAGCCCATCACCCAGTGGAAGGGAACAGTTCTGGATCAGGTGCATATAAATCCTTCTCTTTATCTGGTGAAATATGATGGAATTGACTGTGTCTATGGACTGGAACTTCATAGAGATGAAAGAGTTttgtctcttaaaattctctctgacAGGGTGGCATCATCTCAAGTCAGTGATGCTAAccttgcaaacaccataattggCAAAGCAGTGGAACATATGTTTGAGGGTGAGCATGGTTCTAAGGATGAATGGAGGGGGATGGTTTTAGCCCAAGCACCTATCATGAAAGCCTGGTTTTATATTACCTATGAGAAAGATCCTGTCTTGTACATGTACCAGCTTTTAGACGATTATAAAGAAGGTGATCTCCGTATCATGCCAGAGTCCAATGAGTCTCCTCCAGCAGAGAGGGAGCCAGGGGGAGCTGTAGATGGCCTGATAGGTAAACATGTGGAATATACCAAAGAAGATGGCTCCAAACGAATTGGCATGGTCATCCACCAAGTGGAAGCCAAACCCTCTGTGTATTTCATCAAGTTTGATGATGATTTCCACATCTATGTCTATGATTTGGTGAAAAAGTCCTAA
- the LOC100656911 gene encoding spindlin-2 isoform X2, which translates to MKTPNVQETEGQQTRADAGLATGSANMSKKKVFQKKQRGRPSSQPLRNIVGCRISHGWKEGDEPITQWKGTVLDQLLDDYKEGDLRIMPESNESPPAEREPGGAVDGLIGKHVEYTKEDGSKRIGMVIHQVEAKPSVYFIKFDDDFHIYVYDLVKKS; encoded by the exons ATGAAGACCCCCAACGTACAGGAGACCGAAGGGCAACAAACCAGAGCAGATGCAGGACTGGCCACTGGGTCTGCAAACATGTCAAAGAAAAAAGTCTTCCAAAAGAAGCAGAGGGGTAGACCTTCTTCCCAACCCCTCAGGAACATTGTGGGATGCCGAATTTCACACGGATGGAAGGAAGGCGATGAGCCCATCACCCAGTGGAAGGGAACAGTTCTGGATCAG CTTTTAGACGATTATAAAGAAGGTGATCTCCGTATCATGCCAGAGTCCAATGAGTCTCCTCCAGCAGAGAGGGAGCCAGGGGGAGCTGTAGATGGCCTGATAGGTAAACATGTGGAATATACCAAAGAAGATGGCTCCAAACGAATTGGCATGGTCATCCACCAAGTGGAAGCCAAACCCTCTGTGTATTTCATCAAGTTTGATGATGATTTCCACATCTATGTCTATGATTTGGTGAAAAAGTCCTAA